Part of the Motacilla alba alba isolate MOTALB_02 chromosome 20, Motacilla_alba_V1.0_pri, whole genome shotgun sequence genome, CACACGGCAGAGTTCTGCTCTGGCTTCCCAAAGGCTgagctcctgaggggcaggTGAGGACTCCTGGTTGTGGCAGCTTTGGAATTAGGCTGTGGAAAGAGCCCAGAGGTGCTTTGGTGGGTAAAGCAGAGGAGCATTCTGCAGCCTGGAGGATCAGGCAGAGCTCAGCGAGCAGCAGCACccggggctctgcaggcagcagcctctgctccagctgctggggagcctAGCTGAGAACACCAAGAAATCAAATTCACtcttgcacagctctgcagatcCAAGTTAGGATGGAGGAGGGAACTTGTGGAAAGAGGGTTCTGGTTTAAGATTGGTCTGATAAGAGAGGAAATTATCTAAAGTAACTGCCAGGCAAGTCAATaaagaagaatatttcttttctaagcATATTAAGTGACCAACTCCAAACTGTGAAATGACTGACAGAAAAGCCATTGTATTGATAAATGAATATAAACATTGGACACTGTGGTGAAAACCTCTTTTGGTTCCAAAATGAGCGAGTTAGCTTTGCTCTCTCGGAACACACACTTAGTTCCAAGTTTTGACAAATGCAGTGTTATGTTTTAGAACGGCCgggtttaaccccagccatGCCCGGGGTCTCCACCGGGATCGCTCCGGAGCCGTTCGCTCCCTCCCCTGCCGCCAGTCCCggggcgctgccgccggccgCCGCCAGAGGGCGCCAGCGAACGGCTCACCTGGCGCAGGTGCGGCGCGACCGAgccggggacaccggggacaccaggggggcactgggaggcaCCGGGGGACACTAGGAGGGCACCGGGGAGCACCGGGGGACACcaggggggcactgggaggcaCCGGGGGACACTAGGAGGGCACCGGGGACACTGGGAGGCACCGGAGGACACCAGGGGGACAGCGGGAGAgcaccggggacaccgggaaGGCCCGGGAAGCGCCGCCCTCGGGCATGCCAGCGGGACTGAGGCGCTGTGTCACCCccagggtggcagcagctccaccacTGAGCACCTGAGAAGCTCTCAGGgaccttccagcagctcctgggcgCAAAGGTGAGAAACGCAGGAGGACTGGTGGGTGACTGCAGTTTAATTCAGTCTGCTGGGGTCTGGAAGGGTGACAAAAAGGCCGATGTTCACACAGATCCCCCGTGGATGAAACAAGCACCCATGGCTTtcacagcctgcccagccccagctgtgcatGTCCCCTttccacaggcagggaaagggcagcAGGGGACAAAATGTGGTATTTTGAAAAACTGCTCAGACAACAGGTTCAGGGTTCTGAATACATTCTTGAACTTTTATTCTCTCGGTAGGTAAGCAGTGGATTAAAAAACTCAGTAGCAAAACCAGACCAAAACAAAGTCTCACATCTTCAGAAACAAACATGCACATTTGCATGTCAGATTTGGGTGCTGAACTGTAATTCACATCCTGGCAGTGGATATGCAAATGACCAAGGAGGAATTTGGCAGTGGCAGCAAACTGCTGCATGTGTCACCATGGCAAATGGGCAACAAACACGTTCAGGTGCTGGCAACGCTGAGCAAACACTGGGCCATGGAGAACAAATGCAGTGATAACACAGGTTCTGAAACAGGgtaagcagaagagaaaaatgggacAGCTTAATGGAAGCTGTTTGGCacttcccagcacaggctgcttcAGCCACGCGCAATATCAATCTTTCTGTACCTGGATTTGGTTTTGTAGCCTCTTTCTCCTCATGCACATCCTGCTTTTGCTTCCACTGAAACTTAAAAATTCCACTGGTGAGTTCTGGAGTGTTAGGGACACTTCATAAATTAGGCAAAACAGAAGCTGCTTCTTTCTAAGATTTGAAGCCAAAGTGCCAGCAAGGAACAATTACCAGTTATAGAAACCCAACTGCAACTGGCTTTAGCCAAAGAAAAGGAACTACAATTTCAAACAGCAGTTCTGTGCTGTCACAGACCCCCATTTCCCCAAAACCATGCTATAATCAGTACTGTTGATCAGATCCCTTActattaaaactgaaaaacccCATAAAACAGAAATCAAGGATTTCTTAAGTGACAAAACTACATTTTCAGAGGTGATTCCCTGTATGTGCAACATCTGCTCTTGTCAAGGTATGCATCTTTTCTGGGTTCAAAATGTGCAAATCCCATAAATTATATGTTTTTTCCAGTCAGATTCCCTTGCTAGCGCTGAAACAAATTCACAGTATAAACTGTCAAGACTCTTCATGCTGtgaatgaatatatttttatatatttatatatatatatataaaaggtAAAGTGCAATTCATTCTGTCTTGCAGAGCCACACACGGGCCCTGTACTGCAGCGTGTGGTGGCAGCAGGCTTTGGGACGGGGAGAAGCCCGTCCCCATTAACAATGTCATCATTCCACGGCAGATGGCTCTGCTCCTCATGGGGCTGCGTGGAATCTGCTACGCAGTGGAGTCTGagcaaaggcttcttccttCGGCCCAGCCAGCGTCCGACCCTGGTGTGTTTCCCTTCCTGAccagtgacagcagagctgcgGGTTTCACCGGAGCAAGGGGCACGGGACAGTCTGCAGCGCGGGGGCTCGGCGGCTCCCGCGCAGCCCGGCCCGTGCAGCTCAgcgcgccccggccccgctctgctgcagcagctcctgctcgtCGTCCTCGGAGCCCGAGGGGCCCTGGCGCACCTCCTCGTACCACTTGTTGGTCAGGGTCTTCATCTGGATGCGCCCGTCGTGCAGGTCCTGGGGAAAGCACAGCACCGTCAcctgctgggccagggctctgcagggccagggctgctcacaCCCCCCAGGCAATCccctgctgggccagggctctgcagggccgGGGCTGCTCACACCCCCCAGGCAATCccctgctgggccagggctctgcagggccagggctgctcacaTCCCCCAGGCAATCCCCTGCTCCCGGCCCCTGagcaccactgctgctctgcttcccaaCAGAAAACATTTACCGGCTGCTCCGGCAGTAATCATTGCCACGGATGACAGCTCTGGTGCTGGGTATTTTTACCTGTGTTCTCTAcagtcctgctctgtgtgtttcaACAATCCTAATGCTGTTTGCAGGGCCTGACTCTCCTTCTCGTGCTCCCAGGGACACTGGGAAGCTTGTGGCCTGCTGTGGTGGTTCACATGCTTATTTTTCCAGCCTTTGGTTGCAATCTGGATGGCAGCCTGTGCTTTTGGCTACCAGCTACGAATCAGATGCTTACTTCGGTTTCTTGAttcctttctggttttgcaaTAAATGACTTTAGTTTTTGTAGGAAAGTGCTGAAATGGTACTTTTGAAAAGTtcaaaacaagaggaaaaacagtACTTTTGAGCAGGCTAGGAAGATGGAATGTGCACTTACACAAAATTATTAACTCCACAGCCAAAATGCTTCCACGGGAAATTGGAAAAACAGAGAATTCTGCGACTAAGGAGCCTCAGATTTCTGAAGCGTGGGAGTGAAAAAGGCACAGTATTTACACCTTGGGGCCACTCAGTGTTAAGTTACTGTCAGGTGCTGTTTTGCATGCACAGCCTCAGAGCCCTGCCTCTGGGAAGTGAGCAGTCTGGAAAGCACCGGCTGCAATCCTGGTGCCTTTTTCCAAGACAGCAACTgcactctgcagcagcagcacagctccagcagccactgcaCCACTGACAGTAAGAGGCAGGAACGGTGTGAGACAGCACTTTAAGACTCTGCCCGAGTGTTAGCACCTTTcctagcagcagcagcagcagtgactccTGATGCCCTTCACGGCTCCCCGCACGATTAAAGGCGAGTTCAGCACATCCACACACCAAGTTTAACTGGGGGAGCTCGGAGATGCTCCTTTAATCCaacttcagagcagctgctggctaCAGCTGCTCTCTCGATGCATGAGCAATGCACAGATGTCCCACTGTCCCTACACAAGTCGTGTGGCTGCACGATGAGCCCTGTGGTGCTGAGGACAACAACCACCTCGACCAGTTTCTCTTcttcaagaaaataagaagGACTTACTTCTTGTGTGAGTCTTCTGGTGAAGAAAGGATTCAAATACTCCACATCAAGCCGCATAAACCCTTTGAGGTTCTGGCGTTTTATGTACTGGGCTTCATACTCCTCCTCTGTGAGCTCTGACAGATGCTCGGATTCTATAGtgtttccctggaaaaatcACAAAGAGGGAATAACCGAGAGCAGTGGCAGCCATCCCACCACCTTGcttcagcccctgctctgcgGGCTCCCTTGTCACaaccagctgtgctgtggaacaACGTGGCAACGATCCCCATCCCAGCCTTGCAGGGCTTAGCACTGTGAGTCTGTCCAGCCATGGAATCCCAGAGCCACTTAGCTTCCCTTTCCATGCTGAAAGGGAAAAGACCTCAAATGTTCCATGGTTTGTATTGTCACTATTGCTGAGAACAGGTTTCTGCTGTGCAGTTTTTCTCTTGTGAGCTGGACAATGCTTTCACCCagcaagcagcactgctgtcatTGTCCCACTGAAAAGAGCCCTGTCAAACACGCCCTGGCCCTGCACTCTGCCTGCACTTCCTTGTGTGCACAGTGCAATTCTAAAGACTACAACCAACCTcatgcaaagagaaaatgttcttAAGATCCTCCAGAACAACACCCTGCATATACTCTTCAATGGTTTagagaaaaacaggcaaaagaTGTTCTGGGATACTTTTTATTCTCATCTTTTGCACAAGAGGTTccagagtggcttttggctttGTCAGATCTCCTGCTTTGCcagaaattgctttaaaataaagtcCAGTCAGAGGGGGGCTATTGCTACAATCTTCTCATGGCctttgaatttttcaaaataatttccatctgCCTTTTATGATTAATTTCCATCTCACACTGTACCAACTACTTTCTCCCTGTATATGACTCAATCCTCTATCATCTGCTTTATGCTTTTCCAGGGATTACTTTAATTGATATAGATCAACCTGTAATTGGATTGAATTAAGAGACtatttctccttcccttgtccaaacacatattttatataaacaCTAACCAAACTCTGTCTTtgggatattttaaaatcatattgcTTGGCTTTGTCCTACTACCTTGGCTTTTTCTACTGCCTTCATCTTACTTGTCAGTAAAAATCATGTACTAGTCCTGAAAAATGTCTGAACTGAAAAAATCTCCCCAGCCAAACCCCAGACAAACCATCTTCTCTGTCTTGCTAAGATTGACGTCCTTCTTGCTCCTCTTGCGTGGCTTGGAGTCCTCGATGTCCACGAGCCTGATGAGGGGCATGGttccccctcccagcagcaggatggtgAAGAGCACGatgatgatggtggtggtgCCGATGAGCTGCCGCTTCTCGATGGGCTCCAGGCCCAGGTGGAGGCTCAGGGCATAGGGAATGGCCCCACGTAATCCTCAGGGGAGAGAACAGGGCAGCAAGGGACAGTCAGCCAGCAGCAACCTGAGCACCCGGAGAGCCCAGCAGCAATTCTCCACCCTCAGAGGGGCCTTCACACTCCGGGGCCGTGCCCATCATCTACCGCTTGGCTGCCACCCCAAGTCTGAGCATTTCAGACACTGCTGTTCAACCTGTGAGGCTGCTGGGCCCCTGGAGACAAGCAGCCTCCAGCAGAAAAGCTCCCGTGGGGCTCACCAGAGCAAAGTCCTCCAGCACAAAGGGGAAAGAGAACATTTCCTTGCACTTGGGCTTCAGAATCGTGCAAATGTTCAGCTGAGTTTTGCTCAACCAATGAGAAACCAGTTCCTCCTCGAGTGGGCCACACAGTGAAAgagatgaaacattttttctggttCTCAGTATTCTGAGCTTTAACTTACCACTGAACCACATGATGAACATCATTTTGGGAGTGATTTTATGATCACGGAAAAAGTTGAGTAGGTaggaaagtggaaaaatattcaCTGCTCTACCAAAGAGAACCAgcacctgaaaaacagaaataaaagcaaaagacCATTTGATGTGCTACATCCATGAGGCCCCACTTGCAGCTGGTTTTACAGGGCAAGCTGAACATGCTTTTTTGCTCACAGGCAGGTGTGCTGCTCCATGAACAGAGAGAAACccctcagcacagggcactTTGAAACATTTTGTCTGCTTAACTGAAACTAAATCAGACCTGTCACTGATGGAGACCAGGCTGCTTTacttataaaaaataaaggaagccAGGAGACATTCCAGGGAGACCAAGAAGTACTTTGGGTAAAAGTGCTCGTCAGTTCAGCTCCTTTTAATCACTCCCTTGGTGCAGCAGCCAAGAGGCAAGAAGGTATTTCTATTGTCTCCCTGTGGCCCAGTCGCTCAGAAAGGCCAGGAGCCAAACAAACAGCACGTCAGCCTGTTTCTCAACACCTCCCTGGGTACGGCTGTAAAACACAGCCCACACTGAAGCAACACTTCtgagagcagaaaagaaaaaaaggggactATTGATTTAATGGCAAACAATtaacaaacacagagaaaacttTAACTCAGAAAAAGGCAAGGTTTTCTCAGAGCATTGTTTTTAAGCTCCACTACAAACAGACCTTGATAAGGCAAATATCCTAGAATTAGTCAGCAGGATCCTTGAAGGgctgtgctgttttcctttatGAATCACCCCAAAATTACACAATGTGCATTACGCCTGAGAGAGTGCTGCCACCCAGAAGGAAGTGTCACACCTTAGACACACATTAGACAGGGAAGTGGTGTGCaatgcaggcagagcagctccctgtgccaatATCCCTGTCTGGGGAAGCTGCAGGTAACAACCCTGCCCTTGGATGGACCAGAGCACACCgctgcacacagctgggactggaccacgctgccctccctgccctctgcctccCGTGCTGACACTGAGCACCACCCTGGGAGCCAAGCCCCTGTGGGACCCCATCCACAGGCACTGCACTAGGGCACGCTGAAATgggtttaaaacaaaagaattgGGAAAGGAGCCAgagaatattttataaaaacctATAAATCATAACAATTACTCAAAAATCTTTTAACTGTAAGGTGTTTCCCCCTCCCCAATACCAAAAATGCATCTAAAAAGATATGGAAGGAAGTAAATACCTACTATGCACCAGATGACAAAGGACATTTCAAACTTGTgaggaaaactaaaaattgaCAGGCCAAGAAATGCAAAAACACACgtttctgaaaaagagaaatcacatttaaataaacaattCTAGCAAACCTTTTCTACTCCTGTTATTAATTACTACATCCAGTACATAAAATGGGATTTCCTGACCAaaccctggggagctgctggtgctcacTAAGGAGTGGTTAAGTTCCCTCTGCAGCAAAGCCACTCCCTGACCACACTGCATCCTCCTGAAACAATCCAGAATTCATTCATGGCAGCCCCCAGAAATCAGGGACATGTTGTAATGCAGGAACATGTCATTTCTTCAAAGGTTTGGTTTGCAAAAGGAACTGGCAAGGCTCTAGGACAGAGCTGCTTGTACCACTACTTCCAAAAACCTCCATATGTGAAGTTACTGTTTTTGCAAGTagctttttatattaaaaaacgTTAAAAAATACCACTCAACCCCCATCTCCTAGAGCTAAAAACAGACTAGAGGAACACACGAGCCAGAGATCTCTATTTGGCCATCAATCTTCTGGCAAATCTTAGCAGGAGCCTGCAGGATGAGAGGGAGATTTACTGCATGTTTTATCCAGTGTGGCAGGAAAGGTGACTTCTGAGTGCCTTCCAGCCTCCACTCTTAGGAATTCTTCTCTTAAAGACAAGGACCACTGACACACAAACGCCTGGATGCAAATTCTCACCCCTGCTGCTCTCAACAGAACCACAGTTCCATGCAAGTGAAATTTTAAACCATTAATAGCAGATTTAATAGCAGGCAGCACCTACCACACATGAAAGCAACAGTTCTGAGTGTCTGCTGCATCAGGATCTGCGTCACTGGGGACAGGTTGTGGTGAGTGTAGTGGGACATCACGATGCCAGAGAACAGGATTGCCATGATACCTGTGGGCAAGAACGGGGCAGTCAGCACAAGACTCTGCAAGGATTTACTGCTGAGACCCTCCGGAGTAATCTTATCAAACCAGCTTCTACAGCTACACAAGTATTTTACCATAGCACACAGAGAGGTCAGAACTCGTTTTGCTGCTCACCTGAGAGTGAGATCCCTTCTGCGAGTCCGTAAGGAAGGTAAGCAAAGATAATCATCATCCCAAATTCCAGGGAAGGTGTCTTCCTTAAATCAATGTGCTTTAGTACGTACACACAGAAATGTTatggaaaaagtaaattaaaaaaataaatcaaagaaatatttttatatgttcatTCCATTACAAAACAATGATTATGCTTAATGTAGCTCTCTACTGAATAGCCAATAAAATCTACATATGGGCCTTCAACTCAAGGGTGGAAAGATCAGTAATTTCTTCTGAGAGGAATGTTTCTTACAGAAGCTACTGCTGGTAGAAGTCTGTCAGAAGACAGAGCTAGAGACAGGAAAAGATCTCTTATTGATGTGCCTCTATAATACCAATAACAACAGGTAAATCACATACTTTTGAGGCACAAGTAACTCCAAAGGGCAAACAAGCTGCTTTTCTCTTAGTAGAATTCAGATACGAGTCAAAGAAGTGTTGAAcatctgtctctctctcttttgttGTGATGTATGGAATAATTTCAAAGGTTGTTGAATTAGGCTGATGAACCAAAAGGGGAAATAAGCCTGTATTTAATCAAACATCCCGCTCCTGCTGTTTACAAACCAAGTGTTTGGCAGTGTGTCCCAGCTGATCCAagcccagctgcacagcccagagTCACACAGTGAAGGCAGAGCCGGCGTTAAACAGCCCAAGAAGTAACAGAGGTGTCTGGGCTGCAGCAAACAGCCTTCCTGATCTCAGCACGGCAGCTCCTGGGTTGTTTAGCAACCAGTTCATGGAAGTGGAAGAGGCAAAATATAACCCAGGGTAAATGCAAACAGAACAGTGTCTGCATTCAGCTGCCTGCACATGATCCACAGGGACAAACGAGCTGGGCTGACTCAAAGCCCCcgggaaaagcagcttttttttctttttaattaactgTTTTATTTATGTGAAAAAGAAGCCATATGCTTGTTAAAATGGATTGGTATTGAAATggaattaatatattttgaatttacaAAACAATTACCATATCTTATAACACTCCAATGCACATAAGCTATTATACAACATTTCAGACCTTAATTATGTTCATAAAAATTTGATGCCACTTTTAATACACTCCCATGCACACtaacataaaaccaaaataatgtCTTGTAAGAAATATCCTCTAAGAAATGCTGAagataggaagaaaaatactacTAGGATGTTGCAGTTCACCAAAGTGTACATATATATCACCAAAATTAACAAAGGATATTAATGCAGAAATAAGACCAGTAAGTGTGCCAAGTGCTGCAGAGCCAAAGAACATCTTGAGAAAGTATCCCAGTGCCTGTAGAAAGGTTTGCCATCCACTTACATCTGACATATTTTCCCTTGTCAAACCTTCTGCTGTGCTAGATACaattgaaagagaaataaaaataaatggttaTACATTCTAAGCCTGGATCCAAAAATATCAAACATCTTTTGAGcataacaacaaaaaagactCCCATTTCTTTGTTGCTACCACTCTTAAAAGGCTTTTACTGTGATATATATAACAAGAGGAATGTCAAAAGACGTTAAATCAAGCCTCAGTGTAATCCCCAAAGGGAAACCTAATTCTGCTAAAAATCCAGCATTGCTGCTCTgaagaatcccagaatggcgTAAATAGGCTATGGTGATGCCCAGTGTTTGAAAACAATGCTCAAactttgagaaggaaaagaaaacacattttacagTGGTGAAAAATCCCTCACGTGATCCTCTGAGAAGAACAAATGAACAGGAAGAACTCTCATCAAATATTTAGGTGTGGATGAGAGATAAGAAGgtcactgaaggaaaacaaagcagctcttaacaggaaagggaagaaaccTCTTAGAATTTCAGGaatatatttaatgaaattctGTGCAAAGAACACACAGATTCTAGCTAGTGTTTCTTTTGGCTGCTTTTAGCCTTCAGTATCTTCCCTGAAAGCACCACAACTGTAATAAAAGCAATTAATCCATTAATAGAAAATGACTCTGACTTCACTACCTgcttggcacagctgctccttctATACATTCACAGTCACATCTACTGGCTTCAGCAAGAAGATGAAGACATATCTATCCATCCTTCACTCTTTCAGCCCCAAAGAATTATCACAGGCAGAAGATAAGGATACTGGAGGCTcccctttcctgcagccccagcacaacCACAACCCCACTGCACGGCCGTGCTGCACTCCTGCCCAGCCACAGGGGCACTCTGGGCATGGCCAGTGGCTggagacagagcagctctgggaaggtgAACACTGCTGTGCCTGACAGGGGACACGtggggctcctgctgccagacccTGCCATGGAAAGAGAGCTGATAGTGAATGGAACTAGAAAGAATCAATTATCTAGGGTCTAGGAGATAAGGCACTGAGGGAGGCTAATGAGGACACCACTGACTGTCCTCTGCCCGTGCAGTTCATGTTCTGGAT contains:
- the SLC9A8 gene encoding sodium/hydrogen exchanger 8, with the protein product MAESANATHEVINATLHALLAATTKLVAPTPPKPILPVQTGVQAQQEEQSSGMTIFFSLLVIAICIILVHLLIEYRLHFLPESVAVVSLGILMGAFIKIIEAQKLANWKEEEMFRPNMFFLLLLPPIIFESGYSLHKGNFFQNIGSIILFSVFGTAISAFIVGGGIYFLGRADVIYKLNMTDSFAFGSLISAVDPVATIAIFNALNVDPVLNMLVFGESILNDAVSIVLTNTAEGLTRENMSDVSGWQTFLQALGYFLKMFFGSAALGTLTGLISALVLKHIDLRKTPSLEFGMMIIFAYLPYGLAEGISLSGIMAILFSGIVMSHYTHHNLSPVTQILMQQTLRTVAFMCETCVFAFLGLSIFSFPHKFEMSFVIWCIVLVLFGRAVNIFPLSYLLNFFRDHKITPKMMFIMWFSGLRGAIPYALSLHLGLEPIEKRQLIGTTTIIIVLFTILLLGGGTMPLIRLVDIEDSKPRKRSKKDVNLSKTEKMGNTIESEHLSELTEEEYEAQYIKRQNLKGFMRLDVEYLNPFFTRRLTQEDLHDGRIQMKTLTNKWYEEVRQGPSGSEDDEQELLQQSGAGAR